AATCGAGCGTATCGAAAGCCGTTTGGGATAAGATGAAAAGATCACGCTGCCAATCGACCCGGGCGAGAATGTACTCGAACAGCGACCCAAAATCGCGCAGGTCCTGTTCTTTGTCGGTAAGCAGCAAGAATTTTGTCAGAGCAAGCTGTCCTTCTCCAAGTATCCGGAATCCTGCAGAGAGCGCCTCACGGCCGTATCGTTCTTTCACGACTGCCGCAGCGAGCGAATGAAAACCAGTCTCGCCGTAACTCCAAAGATCCTTCACCGCCGGCATCACCAGTGGGAAAAGGGGCGAAAGCAGTTCTTGCAAATAATCGCCGATAAAGAAATCTTCCTGACGCGGCTTTCCGACGACGGTCGCCGGATAAATGGCATCCCTTCGGTGAAAGACGGCGTCCGCGTGGAAGACCGGATACTCATGCGCAAGCGAATAATAACCGTAATGATCGCCAAAAGGCCCCTCGGGACGGCGTTCGTCCGGCGGAACATAGCCGCAGATCGCAAACTCTGCTTCCGAGAGCAAACGGTGGTGGCCGGCGATCGGGTTGTCAGCGACGCCGATCTTCGAATCGGCGAGTAAAGATGCGAGCATGAGTTCGGGAACGTCCTCCGGCAAAGGCGCGATCGCTGCAAGGATCATAGCCGGCGGGCCACCGAGAAAGATCGTAACCGGAAGTGATTCGCGTCGCTGTTCGGCTTCGAAGTAATGAAATCCGCCGCCCTTGCCGATCTGCCAGTGTATTCCGGTCGTATTCTTGTCATACCGCTGGATACGATACATGCCGAGATTCGGCTTGTGGGATGAGGGGCTCTCTGTGTAAACCAGCGGCAGCGTGATGAAATGCCCGCCGTCCTCATGCCATAGTTGAAGAAGGGGTAGCTTTTCAAGATCGACCTGCGGCTGACGCGATTCGAGCACCGGCGGACTTCGAACCGTTCTGGTTCCCAGCCGCAATGCGGTCAAACCCATATCTCGGTAGCCCCATAGCTTCCCGATCTTGGGTGGGACGAGAATATCGACCATTTCGACGGCTCGTTTTACAAACTCTAGCGGACGTTTCCCAAATGCCAGTTCAATACGCTTTACGGTGCCGAATAGATTAGTGACAACCGGGAATGTGGAACCCTTTACATT
The DNA window shown above is from Chloracidobacterium sp. and carries:
- a CDS encoding UbiD family decarboxylase: MHKNLRSFIEVLRKEDQLTEVSAEVDPYLEIAEIHRRVIEEQGKALLFSNVKGSTFPVVTNLFGTVKRIELAFGKRPLEFVKRAVEMVDILVPPKIGKLWGYRDMGLTALRLGTRTVRSPPVLESRQPQVDLEKLPLLQLWHEDGGHFITLPLVYTESPSSHKPNLGMYRIQRYDKNTTGIHWQIGKGGGFHYFEAEQRRESLPVTIFLGGPPAMILAAIAPLPEDVPELMLASLLADSKIGVADNPIAGHHRLLSEAEFAICGYVPPDERRPEGPFGDHYGYYSLAHEYPVFHADAVFHRRDAIYPATVVGKPRQEDFFIGDYLQELLSPLFPLVMPAVKDLWSYGETGFHSLAAAVVKERYGREALSAGFRILGEGQLALTKFLLLTDKEQDLRDFGSLFEYILARVDWQRDLFILSQTAFDTLDYASGKINHGSKAILMGTGDARRDLVREFSGELPPGVRKALPVCGGCLVVEGEAFESERELGKRLAASGMFDDWQVVVIHDDADVARYTDKFLWATWTRFDPATDISAGTAEVRNNHIAYGSPIVIDARMKPWYPGVVEVRADIAKLVDERWNEYFGRS